Proteins from one Thermobifida alba genomic window:
- a CDS encoding 2,3,4,5-tetrahydropyridine-2,6-dicarboxylate N-succinyltransferase, which yields MTTSYTSPLPESIDELWERRAELTPDDTEARDVIVGAVDQIDTGKARVAHVDAATDEVVVDQRAKRAILLSFRVLGMEEATVGGFHYHDRIPLKTRLDGVRVVPGAIARWGSYLAPGVVLMPSFTNIGAYVDSGTMVDTWATVGSCAQVGKNVHLSGGVGVGGVLEPPQASPVVIEDDAFLGSRSMVVEGARVRRGAKLGAGTILTASTRVFDAETGEELKRGEAPAWSVCVTANRVKSFPGGDFGMPCLLVLKRLEEGQEHDKLALNDLLREHGVNA from the coding sequence ATGACCACCTCGTACACCAGTCCGCTGCCCGAGAGCATCGACGAGCTCTGGGAGCGCCGCGCCGAACTCACGCCCGACGACACCGAGGCCCGCGACGTCATCGTGGGCGCGGTCGACCAGATCGACACCGGCAAGGCCCGCGTCGCCCACGTGGACGCCGCCACCGACGAGGTCGTCGTGGACCAGCGCGCCAAGCGCGCGATCCTGCTGAGCTTCCGCGTGCTGGGCATGGAGGAGGCCACGGTGGGCGGCTTCCACTACCACGACCGCATCCCGCTGAAGACCCGCCTGGACGGGGTGCGCGTGGTGCCCGGCGCGATCGCCCGGTGGGGCTCCTACCTCGCGCCCGGCGTGGTGCTGATGCCGTCGTTCACCAACATCGGCGCCTACGTCGACTCCGGCACCATGGTCGACACCTGGGCCACGGTCGGCTCCTGCGCGCAGGTCGGCAAGAACGTGCACCTGTCCGGCGGCGTCGGCGTCGGCGGCGTCCTGGAGCCGCCGCAGGCCTCCCCGGTCGTCATCGAGGACGACGCGTTCCTGGGCTCGCGCAGCATGGTCGTGGAGGGGGCGCGGGTGCGCCGCGGCGCCAAACTCGGCGCGGGCACCATCCTCACCGCCTCCACCCGCGTGTTCGACGCCGAGACCGGTGAGGAACTCAAGCGCGGCGAGGCCCCGGCGTGGTCGGTGTGCGTTACCGCCAACCGGGTCAAGAGCTTCCCCGGCGGCGACTTCGGCATGCCCTGCCTGCTGGTCCTCAAGCGCCTGGAGGAGGGCCAGGAGCACGACAAGCTCGCGCTCAACGACCTGCTCCGCGAGCACGGCGTCAACGCCTGA
- a CDS encoding anti-sigma factor family protein: MSHLEERLSAFVDGELGHSDRERVLSHLAGCETCRFEAEMLRRIKQRLCALGTPEPAPDFLGRLLSPPGDTFPGGPPNSGGFGTTPPLGSGRPLGGAPARLAEPRPAPPRGLSRFRPEWGRARYAVAGVSIVAVTLGTAFVAGGERAEQPVVTPALTDYAIEHAAVSGQTPLGDPVTVPVVAPTSPQGTAVRGVQPVNSDATRPDTSSHR, translated from the coding sequence ATGAGCCACCTGGAGGAGCGGCTGTCCGCCTTCGTCGACGGCGAACTGGGCCACAGCGACCGGGAACGGGTCCTCAGCCACCTGGCCGGATGCGAGACCTGCCGGTTCGAGGCCGAGATGCTGCGCCGCATCAAGCAGCGGCTGTGCGCCCTGGGCACCCCGGAGCCCGCCCCCGACTTCCTCGGCCGGCTGCTCTCCCCACCCGGCGACACCTTCCCCGGCGGCCCCCCGAACAGCGGAGGATTCGGAACGACCCCTCCGCTGGGCTCGGGCCGCCCCCTCGGCGGCGCGCCCGCCCGCCTGGCGGAGCCGCGCCCCGCCCCGCCCCGCGGACTCTCCCGGTTCCGTCCGGAATGGGGACGGGCCCGCTACGCGGTGGCCGGCGTCTCGATCGTGGCGGTCACCCTGGGGACGGCCTTCGTCGCCGGAGGGGAACGCGCGGAGCAGCCCGTGGTCACCCCGGCGCTCACCGACTACGCGATCGAGCACGCGGCCGTGTCCGGGCAGACCCCGCTGGGCGACCCCGTCACGGTTCCGGTGGTCGCACCGACGTCCCCGCAGGGCACGGCGGTCCGGGGCGTGCAACCGGTCAACAGCGACGCGACACGGCCGGACACCTCCAGTCACCGGTGA
- the fdxA gene encoding ferredoxin: MTYVIAQPCVDVLDKACIEECPVDCIYEGGRMLYIHPDECVDCGACEPVCPVEAIYYEDDLPSEWSDFYKANVEFFDELGSPGGASKVGKIDRDHPLIVALPPQGE; the protein is encoded by the coding sequence GTGACCTACGTCATCGCGCAGCCGTGTGTCGACGTACTCGACAAGGCGTGCATTGAGGAGTGCCCCGTCGACTGCATCTACGAGGGCGGGCGCATGCTCTACATCCACCCCGACGAGTGCGTCGACTGCGGCGCCTGCGAGCCGGTGTGCCCGGTGGAGGCCATCTACTACGAGGACGACCTGCCCAGCGAGTGGTCGGATTTCTACAAGGCCAACGTCGAGTTCTTCGACGAGCTCGGCTCCCCCGGCGGCGCCTCCAAGGTCGGCAAGATCGACCGGGACCACCCGCTGATCGTGGCCCTTCCGCCCCAGGGCGAGTAA
- the sigE gene encoding RNA polymerase sigma factor SigE → MADPVSAADFGHWEPPSWEEVVRTHSARVYRLAYRLTGNQHDAEDLTQEVFIRVFRSLANYTPGTFEGWLHRITTNLFLDMARRRARIRFEGLAESADDRLEGREPSPAQAYDDRHFDADVQAALDALPPEFRAAVVLCDIEGLSYEEIAATLGVKLGTVRSRIHRGRAQLRAALEHRRLAAERAGEVTEA, encoded by the coding sequence GTGGCAGATCCCGTTTCTGCCGCCGACTTCGGCCATTGGGAGCCGCCCAGTTGGGAAGAGGTCGTCCGCACCCACTCGGCCAGGGTCTACCGGCTCGCCTATCGGCTGACCGGTAACCAGCACGACGCCGAGGACCTCACCCAGGAGGTCTTCATCAGGGTCTTCCGGTCGCTGGCCAACTACACGCCCGGCACCTTCGAGGGGTGGCTGCACCGCATCACCACCAACCTGTTCCTCGACATGGCGCGCCGCCGCGCCCGGATCCGCTTCGAGGGACTGGCCGAGTCCGCCGACGACCGCCTCGAAGGCCGCGAGCCCTCCCCGGCGCAGGCCTACGACGACCGCCACTTCGACGCCGACGTGCAGGCCGCGCTCGACGCCCTGCCTCCCGAATTCCGCGCCGCCGTGGTGCTGTGCGACATCGAGGGCCTCTCCTACGAGGAGATCGCGGCCACCCTGGGAGTGAAGCTGGGCACGGTGCGCAGCCGCATCCACCGCGGCAGGGCCCAGTTGCGCGCCGCGCTGGAACACCGCCGGCTGGCCGCCGAACGAGCGGGGGAGGTCACGGAAGCATGA
- a CDS encoding TIGR00730 family Rossman fold protein: MTDSRSVERQAGPLTYRGKEIPRSTTDQRLLDRRGPTDWVHTDPWRVLRIQSEFVEGFGMLSEVGRAVCVFGSARIKPGSPYYKLGETIGDKLVQAGYTVITGGGPGLMEAANKGAAEAGGTSIGLGIELPFEQSLNEYVNLGVTFRYFFVRKTMFVKYSQAFVVLPGGFGTLDELFEAITLVQTGKVTRFPVILVGTDFWGGLVEWIHERLLAEGMISPHDPDLFCLTDDPDEVVETIRQAHAEWARALEEEEAVAELEEALHEAESA, translated from the coding sequence ATGACGGATTCTCGATCAGTGGAACGACAGGCAGGCCCCCTCACCTACCGGGGCAAGGAGATTCCCAGGAGCACCACCGACCAGCGGCTGCTGGACCGCCGCGGCCCCACGGACTGGGTGCACACCGACCCCTGGCGGGTGCTCCGCATCCAGTCGGAGTTCGTCGAGGGCTTCGGCATGCTCTCCGAGGTGGGCCGGGCCGTGTGCGTGTTCGGCTCGGCCCGGATCAAGCCCGGAAGCCCCTACTACAAGCTGGGCGAGACCATCGGCGACAAGCTCGTGCAGGCCGGGTACACGGTGATCACCGGCGGCGGGCCGGGGCTGATGGAGGCCGCCAACAAGGGGGCGGCCGAGGCCGGGGGGACCTCGATCGGCCTGGGCATCGAGCTGCCGTTCGAGCAGTCCCTCAACGAGTACGTCAACCTGGGCGTCACCTTCCGGTACTTCTTCGTCCGCAAGACGATGTTCGTGAAGTACTCCCAGGCGTTCGTGGTGCTGCCGGGCGGCTTCGGCACGCTCGACGAGCTGTTCGAGGCGATCACCCTGGTGCAGACCGGCAAGGTCACCCGCTTCCCGGTGATCCTGGTGGGCACGGACTTCTGGGGCGGCCTGGTGGAGTGGATCCACGAGCGGCTGCTCGCCGAGGGGATGATCTCCCCGCACGACCCCGACCTGTTCTGCCTCACCGACGACCCCGACGAGGTCGTCGAGACCATCCGGCAGGCGCACGCCGAGTGGGCGCGGGCGCTGGAGGAGGAAGAGGCGGTGGCGGAACTGGAGGAGGCGCTGCACGAGGCCGAGAGCGCCTGA
- the dapC gene encoding succinyldiaminopimelate transaminase, which yields MAERRPVADRLPVFPWDRLAPYKETAAGHPDGIVDLSVGTPVDPVPDGLRAALAEAADAPGYPQTYGTRALRESVSGWLERRHRVRVDPDATLPTIGSKELVAWLPTLLGLGPGDTVVFPELAYPTYDVGARLAGATPVAADGLAQLGPARPGLLWINSPANPTGRVLGVEHLRKVVAWARERGVVVASDECYLDLGWEGERPLSILHPDVCGGSHEGLLAVHSLSKRSNLAGYRAGFVAGDADLVQRLLAARKHAGMMVPAPVQAAMRAALDDDAHAAEQKRRYAARRTLLRDALEGAGWRITHSEAGLYLWASHPEYDGWGSVRLLAEQGILVAPGEFYGPSGARHVRVAFTATDERVAAAAKRLAQL from the coding sequence ATGGCCGAGCGGCGTCCGGTGGCCGACCGGCTGCCGGTCTTCCCGTGGGACCGGTTGGCTCCGTACAAGGAGACCGCGGCGGGGCATCCGGACGGCATCGTGGACCTGTCCGTGGGCACCCCGGTGGACCCGGTGCCCGACGGACTGCGCGCGGCGCTGGCCGAGGCCGCCGACGCGCCCGGGTATCCGCAGACCTACGGCACGCGGGCGCTGCGCGAGTCCGTCAGCGGTTGGCTGGAGCGCCGCCACCGGGTACGGGTGGACCCTGATGCCACCCTGCCGACCATCGGCTCCAAGGAGCTGGTGGCCTGGCTGCCCACCCTGCTCGGACTCGGACCGGGCGACACCGTGGTCTTCCCGGAACTGGCCTATCCCACCTACGACGTCGGTGCGCGCCTGGCGGGGGCCACCCCGGTCGCGGCCGACGGACTGGCGCAGCTGGGGCCCGCGCGTCCCGGACTGCTGTGGATCAACTCCCCGGCCAACCCCACCGGCCGGGTCCTCGGCGTGGAGCACCTGCGCAAGGTGGTGGCCTGGGCGCGGGAGCGCGGCGTCGTCGTCGCCTCCGACGAGTGCTACCTGGACCTGGGCTGGGAGGGGGAGCGGCCGCTGTCGATCCTGCACCCCGACGTGTGCGGCGGCTCCCACGAGGGGCTGCTCGCCGTGCACTCCCTGTCGAAGCGCTCCAACCTGGCCGGCTACCGGGCGGGGTTCGTGGCCGGCGACGCCGACCTGGTGCAGCGGCTGCTCGCGGCGCGCAAGCACGCCGGGATGATGGTGCCCGCCCCGGTGCAGGCGGCGATGCGCGCGGCGCTCGACGACGACGCGCACGCGGCGGAGCAGAAGCGGCGCTACGCGGCCCGCCGCACCCTGCTGCGCGACGCGCTGGAGGGCGCGGGCTGGCGCATCACCCACTCGGAGGCCGGCCTGTACCTGTGGGCCAGCCACCCCGAGTACGACGGGTGGGGGTCGGTGCGGCTGCTGGCGGAGCAGGGGATCCTGGTGGCTCCCGGGGAGTTCTACGGCCCCTCGGGCGCCCGGCACGTCCGGGTGGCCTTCACCGCCACCGACGAGCGGGTGGCGGCGGCGGCCAAACGCCTCGCGCAGCTGTGA
- a CDS encoding leucyl aminopeptidase, which produces MPLATEIHPVEGVLADSTADRLALVVRTGADGPRPVVDGAGLSPTDLDARLPAPVAQLFDTYDFSGRPGQVVEFPVDLGRGLVRLSFLGIGDAAPEEMRRAGAAFARSVRGGTRAAVNAATAEHDPAALTAFVEGALLASYTFTLTETAKGAAPAARIDLTGSAAGEAAEPVRRGTLLARATATARDLINTPAAEKSPAWLATRAEEIGGEAGLSVRIRNEAALEHEGFGAILAVGQGAARPPRLVELSYRPENATGHVVLVGKGITFDTGGLSLKPNDNMKLMKTDMSGAGIVLAVLAALRDLGVRTAVTGLMAIAENAFSGSSTRPGDVLTTYSGRTVEVLNTDAEGRLVLADAIGYAVAELAPDVLVDVATLTGAAKVALGTGIGALFATDDDLAAALLDAGERSGEALWRLPLQEEYRDTLDSPVADLANIGVKTDYGHPGATEAALFLREFVGSVPWAHLDIAGPGRSTSEEGVLSKGGTAFSTRLLLRWLAER; this is translated from the coding sequence GTGCCTCTCGCAACGGAGATCCACCCGGTCGAAGGCGTCCTCGCCGACTCCACGGCTGACCGTCTCGCGCTCGTCGTCCGCACCGGAGCGGACGGGCCGCGGCCCGTCGTGGACGGGGCGGGGCTGAGCCCGACCGATCTCGACGCCCGACTCCCCGCCCCGGTGGCGCAGCTGTTCGACACCTACGACTTCAGCGGGAGACCGGGGCAGGTCGTCGAGTTCCCGGTGGATCTCGGCAGGGGGCTGGTCCGCCTGTCCTTCCTCGGGATCGGCGACGCCGCACCCGAGGAGATGCGCAGGGCGGGGGCGGCGTTCGCGCGTTCGGTCAGGGGAGGCACCCGGGCGGCGGTCAACGCCGCCACGGCGGAGCACGACCCGGCCGCGCTGACCGCGTTCGTGGAGGGGGCGCTGCTGGCCTCCTACACGTTCACCCTGACCGAGACGGCCAAGGGCGCCGCGCCCGCGGCACGGATCGACCTGACCGGTTCGGCAGCGGGGGAGGCCGCCGAACCGGTCAGGCGCGGCACGCTCCTGGCCCGGGCCACCGCCACGGCCCGGGACCTGATCAACACGCCCGCCGCGGAGAAGAGCCCCGCCTGGCTCGCGACCCGGGCCGAGGAGATCGGCGGGGAGGCGGGCCTGTCCGTCCGGATCCGGAACGAGGCCGCCCTGGAACACGAGGGGTTCGGCGCGATCCTGGCGGTCGGCCAGGGGGCGGCCCGGCCGCCGCGGCTGGTCGAGCTCTCCTACCGTCCGGAGAACGCCACGGGGCACGTGGTGCTGGTCGGCAAGGGCATCACCTTCGACACCGGCGGACTGTCGTTGAAGCCCAACGACAACATGAAGCTCATGAAGACCGACATGAGCGGCGCCGGAATCGTCCTGGCCGTGCTCGCGGCCCTGCGCGACCTGGGGGTGCGGACCGCGGTCACCGGGCTGATGGCGATCGCGGAGAACGCCTTCTCCGGCAGCTCCACCCGGCCGGGCGACGTGCTGACCACCTACAGCGGCCGCACGGTCGAGGTGCTCAACACCGACGCCGAGGGACGTCTCGTGCTCGCCGACGCGATCGGCTACGCCGTGGCCGAACTGGCGCCGGACGTCCTGGTGGACGTGGCCACGCTCACCGGCGCGGCCAAGGTCGCGCTGGGCACCGGGATCGGCGCGCTGTTCGCCACCGACGACGACCTGGCCGCCGCCCTCCTCGACGCGGGCGAACGGTCGGGCGAGGCGCTGTGGCGGCTGCCGCTGCAGGAGGAGTACCGCGACACGCTCGACTCGCCGGTCGCCGACCTCGCCAACATCGGCGTCAAGACCGACTACGGCCACCCCGGAGCCACCGAGGCCGCGCTGTTCCTGCGCGAGTTCGTCGGCTCCGTGCCCTGGGCGCACCTGGACATCGCCGGACCGGGGCGGTCGACGAGCGAGGAGGGCGTGCTCAGCAAGGGCGGCACCGCGTTCAGCACCCGCCTGCTGCTGCGCTGGCTGGCCGAGCGGTAG
- a CDS encoding DNA-3-methyladenine glycosylase I — MSAGDPPRPAAGADVPEGAARSGADGLRRCPWALGAADLTRYHDLEWGVAVRDDRGLFERISLEAFQAGLSWLTVLRKRAALREVFRGFDLPEVAAFTERDVARLLADARIIRSRAKIEAVVGNARAALELPEGLAEFVWRYAPAVAPPAPRTAAEVPAFTPESTALAGALKRRGFRFVGPTTAYAMMEAVGMVDDHLADCHRRGVAAAVDGPAAGALR, encoded by the coding sequence GTGAGCGCAGGCGACCCGCCCCGGCCCGCGGCCGGGGCGGACGTTCCCGAGGGCGCGGCCCGCAGCGGAGCGGACGGGCTGCGCCGCTGCCCGTGGGCGCTGGGCGCCGCGGATCTGACCCGCTACCACGACCTGGAGTGGGGGGTCGCGGTCCGCGACGACCGGGGCCTGTTCGAACGGATCAGCCTGGAGGCGTTCCAGGCCGGGCTGTCGTGGCTGACCGTGCTGCGCAAACGTGCGGCGCTGCGGGAGGTCTTCCGCGGCTTCGACCTCCCGGAGGTGGCCGCCTTCACCGAACGGGACGTCGCACGGCTGCTCGCCGACGCGCGGATCATCCGCAGCCGCGCCAAGATCGAGGCGGTGGTCGGCAACGCCCGCGCCGCCCTGGAGCTGCCGGAAGGGCTGGCGGAGTTCGTGTGGCGGTACGCGCCCGCCGTCGCGCCGCCCGCGCCGAGAACCGCCGCCGAGGTCCCCGCGTTCACCCCGGAGAGCACGGCCCTGGCCGGGGCGCTGAAGCGGCGCGGTTTCCGCTTCGTCGGCCCGACCACCGCCTACGCGATGATGGAGGCGGTGGGCATGGTCGACGACCATCTGGCGGACTGCCACCGCCGGGGCGTCGCCGCGGCGGTGGACGGTCCCGCCGCTGGTGCGCTGCGCTGA
- the dapE gene encoding succinyl-diaminopimelate desuccinylase, whose translation MLDLTADVRDLTARLIDIESVSGAEKPLADAVEQALRPLPHLTVLRDGDAVVARTELGRERRVVLAGHLDTVPTADNVPSRVVDGRLYGCGASDMKSGVAVQLKLAATVTEPVHDLTFVFYDCEEVEAERNGLRRLAAGHPEWLRGDFAVLLEPTGGQIEGGCQGTMRVEVAARGVRAHSARSWAGRNAIHEAGRILDVLRAYTPRRPEVDGLRYHEGLNAVGITGGVAGNVIPDSCIVTVNYRFAPDRTPEQAEAHLREVFDGFDVRVTDVAAGARPGLDHPTAAAFVATVGAGQARAKLGWTDVARMAELGIPAVNYGPGDPMLAHTRDEWVDLAEVVTAERRMAAWLTGAA comes from the coding sequence ATGCTGGATCTCACCGCGGACGTCCGCGACCTCACCGCACGCCTCATCGACATCGAGTCGGTCAGCGGGGCGGAGAAACCCCTCGCCGACGCGGTCGAACAGGCGCTGCGGCCCCTTCCGCACCTGACCGTGCTGCGCGACGGCGACGCGGTGGTGGCCCGCACCGAGCTGGGACGGGAGCGCCGCGTGGTGCTCGCCGGCCACCTCGACACCGTTCCGACCGCCGACAACGTGCCCTCCCGCGTGGTGGACGGCAGGCTCTACGGCTGCGGCGCCTCGGACATGAAGAGCGGGGTGGCGGTGCAGCTCAAGCTGGCCGCGACCGTCACCGAGCCGGTCCACGACCTCACCTTCGTCTTCTACGACTGCGAGGAGGTCGAGGCGGAGCGCAACGGGCTGCGGCGCCTGGCGGCCGGCCACCCCGAGTGGCTGCGCGGGGACTTCGCGGTGCTGCTGGAGCCCACCGGAGGCCAGATCGAGGGCGGCTGCCAGGGCACCATGCGGGTGGAGGTGGCCGCGCGCGGGGTCCGCGCCCACAGCGCCCGGTCCTGGGCCGGCCGCAACGCCATCCACGAGGCCGGACGCATCCTGGACGTGCTGCGCGCCTACACGCCGCGCCGGCCCGAGGTCGACGGCCTGCGGTACCACGAGGGGCTCAACGCGGTCGGCATCACCGGGGGCGTGGCGGGCAACGTCATCCCCGACTCCTGCATCGTCACCGTCAACTACCGGTTCGCCCCCGACCGCACGCCGGAGCAGGCCGAGGCGCACCTGCGGGAGGTGTTCGACGGGTTCGACGTGCGGGTCACCGACGTCGCGGCGGGGGCCCGCCCGGGGCTGGACCATCCCACGGCGGCCGCGTTCGTGGCGACCGTCGGCGCCGGACAGGCCCGTGCCAAGCTCGGCTGGACCGATGTGGCGCGCATGGCCGAGCTGGGCATTCCCGCGGTCAACTACGGCCCCGGCGACCCCATGCTGGCGCACACCAGGGACGAGTGGGTGGACCTGGCGGAGGTCGTCACCGCGGAGCGGCGGATGGCCGCCTGGCTGACCGGAGCGGCCTGA
- a CDS encoding enoyl-CoA hydratase-related protein — MSDKESVRYGTSDGVATITLNRPESLNALTVEAKEQLLECLERARADAAVRAVLLTGAGRAFCAGQDLDEHGRRLSENEGLGDTVRRYYNPIVLTMTRMPKPIVAAVNGVAAGAGAGLAFAADLRIASTRASFLTAFANVGLGADSGTSWTLPRLVGQARAMEMLLLGEPVTADRALEIGLVTRVVEPEDLERTAREFAERLASGPTVAYSAIKAEVAFGAALDLPGALDIEANLQDQCVETADHLNATLAFLEKQRPTFRGR; from the coding sequence ATGTCCGACAAAGAAAGCGTCCGTTACGGGACTTCCGACGGGGTCGCCACCATCACGCTGAACCGGCCGGAGTCGCTGAACGCGCTCACCGTCGAGGCCAAGGAGCAGCTGTTGGAGTGCCTGGAGCGGGCCCGCGCCGACGCCGCGGTCCGGGCGGTCCTGCTCACCGGTGCGGGACGAGCGTTCTGCGCCGGACAGGACCTGGACGAGCACGGTCGGCGGCTCAGTGAGAACGAGGGCCTCGGGGACACCGTGCGCAGGTACTACAACCCCATTGTGTTGACGATGACCCGGATGCCCAAACCGATCGTCGCCGCGGTCAACGGCGTGGCCGCGGGCGCGGGCGCGGGCCTGGCGTTCGCCGCCGACCTGCGGATCGCCTCCACCCGGGCGTCCTTCCTGACGGCCTTCGCCAACGTGGGCCTGGGCGCGGACTCGGGGACCTCGTGGACGCTGCCGCGCCTGGTCGGGCAGGCGCGGGCCATGGAGATGCTCCTGCTGGGCGAACCGGTCACGGCGGACCGGGCGCTGGAGATCGGCCTGGTCACCCGGGTGGTCGAACCGGAGGACCTGGAGCGCACCGCTCGGGAGTTCGCCGAACGGCTGGCCTCCGGGCCGACCGTGGCCTACTCCGCGATCAAGGCGGAGGTGGCGTTCGGCGCGGCGCTGGACCTGCCGGGAGCGCTGGACATCGAGGCCAACCTCCAGGACCAGTGCGTCGAGACCGCCGACCACCTGAACGCCACCCTGGCCTTCCTGGAGAAGCAGCGGCCGACCTTCCGGGGGCGCTGA
- a CDS encoding DUF3117 domain-containing protein: protein MAAMKPRTGDGPLEVTKEGRGIIMRVPLEGGGRLVVELTPAEAGELANALNEVVG, encoded by the coding sequence ATGGCGGCGATGAAGCCGAGGACCGGAGATGGACCGTTGGAGGTCACCAAGGAGGGTCGCGGCATCATCATGCGGGTTCCGCTGGAGGGCGGTGGGCGTCTGGTGGTCGAGTTGACCCCGGCGGAGGCCGGTGAACTCGCCAACGCACTCAACGAAGTCGTCGGTTAA
- a CDS encoding serine/threonine-protein kinase: protein MADPAPLIDTDPTRIGEYTLLGRLGKGGQGVVYLGSGPDGTRVAVKTLHADALDLPGLRAQLAEEVEMARRVARFCTAQVLAADLESDPPYVVSEYVEGRTLQAVVRQEGPLGGASLERLAVGTLTALAAIHQAGIVHRDFKPGNVLMAPGGPRVIDFGIARALEGTAILTSRIAGTPAYMAPEQITGGPLGPAVDMFAWGATIVYAANGRGPFGHDSLKAVVNRVISEEPDLGELGGPLREIAERCLDKDAAQRPTAAETLMLVLGVEEEPPPEEPATGTAVPVAHQTLVAGAIAAADTGEQESAAAELYRSYPPVHPSPAAGRPVGPPPAPPGHPRLPYSTGPQPPQHPTGPQRAGYPYPTGPQQPGYPTLQPPGTVPPSAQPSGPYPPVQPWTPAPGPPTPPGYPPAPQQPHYPDHPGQLPYPQQPEGTGTGMVIGIVAVAVVVGVLLFILVFLAIGNLG, encoded by the coding sequence ATGGCCGATCCGGCCCCCTTGATCGACACCGACCCCACCCGAATCGGGGAGTACACGCTGCTCGGGAGGCTCGGGAAGGGAGGTCAGGGAGTCGTGTACCTCGGAAGCGGCCCCGACGGGACCCGGGTGGCGGTCAAGACGCTGCACGCCGACGCCCTCGACCTGCCCGGCCTGCGCGCCCAGCTCGCCGAGGAGGTCGAGATGGCCCGCCGGGTCGCGCGGTTCTGCACCGCGCAGGTGCTCGCCGCCGACCTGGAGTCCGACCCGCCCTACGTGGTCAGCGAGTACGTGGAGGGCCGGACGCTGCAGGCCGTGGTCCGCCAGGAGGGACCACTGGGCGGAGCCTCCCTGGAACGGCTCGCGGTCGGCACCCTCACCGCGCTGGCCGCCATCCACCAGGCCGGAATCGTGCACCGCGACTTCAAACCGGGCAACGTGCTGATGGCGCCGGGCGGGCCCCGGGTGATCGACTTCGGCATCGCCCGGGCGCTGGAAGGCACGGCGATCCTGACCAGCAGGATCGCCGGGACGCCGGCCTACATGGCCCCCGAGCAGATCACCGGCGGCCCGCTGGGACCCGCCGTCGACATGTTCGCCTGGGGCGCCACCATCGTCTACGCGGCCAACGGGCGCGGCCCGTTCGGGCACGACTCGCTGAAAGCCGTGGTCAACCGGGTGATCAGCGAGGAGCCGGACCTCGGGGAGCTGGGCGGGCCGCTGCGGGAGATCGCCGAGCGCTGCCTGGACAAGGACGCGGCCCAGCGCCCCACCGCGGCCGAGACGCTGATGCTGGTCCTCGGGGTCGAGGAGGAGCCGCCGCCCGAGGAGCCCGCCACCGGCACGGCCGTGCCGGTGGCCCACCAGACCCTCGTGGCCGGCGCGATCGCCGCCGCCGACACCGGGGAGCAGGAGAGCGCGGCGGCCGAGCTCTACCGCTCCTACCCGCCGGTGCACCCCTCCCCGGCCGCCGGAAGGCCCGTGGGACCGCCGCCCGCGCCGCCGGGGCACCCGCGGCTCCCGTACTCCACCGGACCGCAGCCGCCCCAGCACCCGACCGGGCCGCAGCGGGCCGGATACCCGTATCCGACCGGCCCGCAGCAGCCCGGGTATCCGACGCTCCAGCCCCCGGGCACGGTCCCGCCCTCCGCGCAGCCGAGCGGCCCCTACCCGCCCGTCCAGCCCTGGACGCCGGCCCCCGGGCCGCCGACGCCCCCGGGCTACCCCCCGGCGCCGCAGCAGCCGCACTATCCCGACCATCCCGGGCAGCTGCCCTACCCGCAGCAGCCCGAGGGCACCGGCACCGGCATGGTGATCGGCATCGTCGCCGTCGCCGTCGTGGTGGGGGTGCTCCTCTTCATCCTGGTGTTCCTGGCGATCGGCAACCTCGGCTGA